The Thamnophis elegans isolate rThaEle1 unplaced genomic scaffold, rThaEle1.pri scaffold_305_arrow_ctg1, whole genome shotgun sequence genomic sequence cacaacttttgaaagcaagctgttccactggttaattgtcctcattgtcaatcaatcaatcaatcaatcaatcaatcagatccatcaatcagaatagagctggaagggaccttggaggtgttgtagtccaaccccctgctcaggaaggagaGGAGATCCTGGACCatttcagactttttaaaaaccttcttttttggaaggaaggaaggaaggaaggaaggaaggaagaaaggaaggaaggaaggaaggaaggaaggaaggaaggaaggaaggacagagatggaagggactttagaggtcttctagtccaaccccctgctcatgcaggagaccctagaccatttcagacaagtggctgtccagtctcttcttaaaaacctccagtgatgggagcacccacaacttttgaaggcaagctgttccactggttaattgtcttcatagtcaatcaatcaatcaatcaatcaatcaatcagaccaatcaatcagaatagagctggaagggaccttggaggtgttctagtccaaccccctgctcaagcaggagaccctataccatttcagacaagtgactgtccagtctcttcttaaaaacctccttcgCTAAAGCCAGCCTTCCAGTGGCAAGCCGTTCCGCGGATGAATtcttctcgctgtcaggaaattcctccttcctcctagcttgcttctctccttgattcgtttccatccgtgGCTTTCCTCATCcggccctctggtgctttggagaatagctcgaccctcccctcttctttggggcagcccccacCCCACTTTATCTCCTAAAGTTCTCCTGGCATCCCACGGACACAGACTGGGATTAGAGGATGGAAGCCTCCTCCAGCGTCCAGCGACAGTGCGGGCTAGTGGTTAGACCACAAAAAGCATGGCAGACGCTTCCACTCCCCCCCCACGACCCCCGAGTGAGGGGAGCGGGCGgaccctcccctcttctcctgccTGCTTTGCCTTTCCCTTCCACCGCCGGCTGGctgcccccttcctcccccttccctccctgcgTGGCAGGAATCCAAATCCTCGCCCTACAAGGTCCGAAGGCGGGGATCGGGGGAAAGCCTCCTCCTCCCCCGGACGAGGCGGGGGGAAAAGAAGGCCGGGAATGGTGCTTGAGGATGGGGGCGGGTGGGCGGTGGGTCTGTCAGAGCGCCGGAGGCCCACCGCGCAGCACAACCATGTTAGCCCCACGGCTGCCGCTCGGCCCggcggggctgctgctgctgcttctcttccCGCTGCCCGCGCAGCCCGATCCTGAAGCCAGCTGCGATCCCGACGGCTGCTACGCGCTCTACCCGCAGCCGCGCAGCTTCCTGGAGGCCTGGCGCGCCTGCCGGGAGCTGGGGGGCAACCTGGCCACGCTGAAGCGAGCCGAAGAAGCGGCCCAAGTCAGCCAGCTGTTAGCCGGCAGCCGCGGCCAGCCGGGACCGCCCCGTCTGTTCTGGATCGGGCTCCAGCGCCAGCCGCGCCAGTGTTTCCCGCAGCGGCCCTTGCGCGGCTTCAGCTGGGTCACCGGCGAGCAGGAGACGGCTTACAGCAACTGGGCCGGGGCCAGCGCAGCCGTCGGGGCCCCGGGAGCCGCCGGCTGCGCCGCTCCGCGCTGCGTGGCCTTGGACGACCGCGATTTCCAGTGGCTGGAAGGCTCCTGCGCGGGGCCCGTGGACGGCTACCTCTGCCGCTTCGTCTTCCGTGGGATGTGCGCCGGGCTGGAAGAGGAAGGCGGCGACGACGGCGGCGGCATCAGCATCAGCTACGCGGCTCCCTTCGGCCGGCTGGCCGCTCCAGCCGCCGTCGGGGCTCCCCCGCGCTTCGTGCCCTTCGGGACCGTGGCCTCCGTGGGCTGCCCCGGCGGTGCCTCGCTGTCCTTGCTGTGCCTGCAGAAGGAGGACGGGCGCGTGGGCTGGTCCAAGAGCCCGCCGCTGTGCCGGGCAGGGCCGTCGGGGGGCAGCGCGGTGGCATCCTCGGCTTCCGCTGCCAGCTGGTGCGAGGGCGACAACGGCGGGTGCCAGCAGCTGTGCCTGGACGAGGGCTCGGGTTACGCCTGCGAGTGCCACGCCGGCTACCTGCTGCTCCCCGACGGGCACTCCTGCGCCGCCAACGACCCCTGCCGACGGCGGCCCTGCCAGTTCGACTGCGTGGCGGAGGAGGATGGCACGGACGGCTACAGCTGCCGGTGCCCAGCTGGGTACGAGCTGGCTTCCGACGGGCACCAGTGCGAGGACTTGGACGAGTGCCTGGAT encodes the following:
- the CD248 gene encoding endosialin — protein: MLAPRLPLGPAGLLLLLLFPLPAQPDPEASCDPDGCYALYPQPRSFLEAWRACRELGGNLATLKRAEEAAQVSQLLAGSRGQPGPPRLFWIGLQRQPRQCFPQRPLRGFSWVTGEQETAYSNWAGASAAVGAPGAAGCAAPRCVALDDRDFQWLEGSCAGPVDGYLCRFVFRGMCAGLEEEGGDDGGGISISYAAPFGRLAAPAAVGAPPRFVPFGTVASVGCPGGASLSLLCLQKEDGRVGWSKSPPLCRAGPSGGSAVASSASAASWCEGDNGGCQQLCLDEGSGYACECHAGYLLLPDGHSCAANDPCRRRPCQFDCVAEEDGTDGYSCRCPAGYELASDGHQCEDLDECLDAPCEHQCENTEGSFLCRCHLGFSPSEEEPGQCVDTDECQIPGVCQQMCVNYVGGFECYCTEGFDLEADGISCSPVDALEGPDATPPEAWHDPFHIRFTTREADDLSEPPVRFSLFRDGEAGSSSDSAASFLSVPDRLVFPPPVPATAAPEFDSAWDSRVSPLEQSFSSPVHPEVLHPTPEASDPPPPPPATSEVGSLPLGVTGTLLPTSEVPAEPLTTPPSDEKAEDPVVGGVRAPLLPTSAAPSPASGEGRPRKDDRWLLVALLVPISVFLVIMLALGIVYCTRCGAQVKSRSVTQCYRWVINTSEKTAPTTSSSSSSRPCQPATCRTSV